A single Drosophila miranda strain MSH22 chromosome XR, D.miranda_PacBio2.1, whole genome shotgun sequence DNA region contains:
- the LOC108153596 gene encoding uncharacterized protein LOC108153596, giving the protein MSASNKLPHLVSSTSRYIAGRNAMQTVYWRASAGPNPRMVKTHKNFEFDRKQLAPKSVRMQNHNHSFISK; this is encoded by the coding sequence ATGTCTGCGTCCAATAAATTGCCTCATCTGGTCAGTTCCACTTCTCGCTACATTGCCGGACGGAATGCCATGCAAACGGTGTACTGGAGGGCCTCTGCTGGACCCAATCCCCGCATGGTGAAGACCCACAAGAACTTCGAGTTCGACCGCAAGCAGCTGGCCCCGAAAAGTGTAAGGATGCAGAACCACAATCACAGCTTCATCAGCAAGTAG